One Bufo gargarizans isolate SCDJY-AF-19 chromosome 4, ASM1485885v1, whole genome shotgun sequence DNA window includes the following coding sequences:
- the GPR63 gene encoding probable G-protein coupled receptor 63: protein MVFSAMLTPAHPVTSYSTHIIYVNGYTNLTPQPSFRGHLDVPPKYGPVAMTTTGTLPVNTTASTTQATKDLSETLNLPLQIILSAVMIIILLLSFLGNFVVCLMVYQKAAMRSAINILLASLAFADLLLSILNMPFALITIIITEWIFGEVFCRVSAMFFWLFVIEGVAILLIISIDRFLIIVQKQDKLNPHRAKILIAISWATSLCIAFPLAVGNPHLQVPSRAPQCVFGYTTNAGYKAYVILVVLIFFFIPFMVMLYAFMGILNTVRHNAVRIHSHPDSICLSQASKLGLMSLQRPFQMNIDISFKTRAFTTILILFIVFIVCWAPFATYSLVATFNSDFYNKSNFFEISTWLLWLCYLKSALNPIIYYWRIKKFRDACLDLMPKYFKFLPQLPGHTRRRIRPSAIYVCGEHRSVV from the coding sequence ATGGTTTTCTCAGCAATGCTTACACCCGCTCATCCCGTGACCTCCTATAGCACACACATCATATATGTAAATGGCTATACAAACTTAACGCCACAGCCTTCCTTTCGTGGCCACTTGGATGTTCCACCAAAATACGGTCCAGTTGCCATGACCACAACTGGTACACTACCGGTGAACACAACTGCTTCTACCACACAAGCTACGAAAGATCTTTCTGAGACCTTGAATTTACCCCTTCAGATAATACTCTCTGCCGTGATGATTATTATTCTCTTACTGTCATTCCTTGGAAACTTTGTCGTTTGTCTCATGGTGTACCAAAAAGCTGCCATGCGATCGGCAATTAATATTCTTCTGGCAAGCCTGGCATTTGCCGACTTACTGCTTTCCATTCTCAACATGCCCTTTGCTTTGATCACCATCATCATAACCGAGTGGATTTTTGGAGAAGTCTTCTGTAGAGTATCAGCCATGTTTTTTTGGCTGTTTGTAATAGAAGGTGTTGCCATCCTGCTTATAATAAGCATAGACCGGTTTCTAATTATTGTACAGAAACAAGATAAACTCAATCCCCACCGGGCAAAGATTCTTATTGCAATTTCATGGGCCACCTCTTTGTGCATAGCTTTTCCTCTGGCTGTTGGGAACCCACACCTTCAAGTACCGTCTAGAGCTCCGCAGTGCGTGTTTGGCTACACTACAAATGCCGGCTATAAAGCCTACGTGATTCTTGTGGtactgattttcttttttattccttTTATGGTGATGCTTTATGCCTTTATGGGCATATTGAACACTGTGCGGCACAATGCAGTCCGTATACATAGCCATCCGGACAGCATATGCCTTAGCCAAGCAAGCAAGCTAGGTCTCATGAGCCTTCAAAGGCCTTTCCAAATGAATATAGACATCAGCTTTAAAACCCGTGCCTTCACTACCATATTGATTTTATTCATCGTCTTCATCGTCTGCTGGGCACCATTCGCTACGTACAGCCTCGTCGccacatttaacagtgacttttacaacaAGAGCAACTTTTTTGAGATCAGCACGTGGCTTCTTTGGCTATGCTACCTCAAGTCTGCACTAAACCCAATAATCTACTACTGGAGGATTAAGAAATTCCGGGATGCTTGTTTAGATCTAATGCCCAAGTACTTCAAATTTTTACCCCAGTTACCAGGACACACAAGAAGAAGAATCCGGCCCAGCGCCATATATGTGTGCGGGGAACACAGATCTGTAGTGTGa